Within the Medicago truncatula cultivar Jemalong A17 chromosome 4, MtrunA17r5.0-ANR, whole genome shotgun sequence genome, the region aaataaaaaaggatatatTTTAAGTATTAATTAGACAACTTTGAATgcaaatattactttttttgaatcattatttaagtatttaatgcaaatattactatatttgaCTTCTTAACCAGTACCCGGACCACCGGTTAGTATGACctatgaaaaattattattcaaaagttgataattatttgaaaacattttttcatatttcctTTTCTGGACTACTTAAAGAGAAGTACTCATTAATATTGTGCAGTATTGGAAGCTTAGGAGCtgataactcagaagctgaaGTTTCCAATGTAGTAGTGAACAGAGCAGCCTTAACAGGAACAACTAATGGAGTGAGAATAAAAACATGGCAGGTAAAAGTTGGTCTTAAGATTTTGAAAATTAGTCTGTTAGGCACTCTACAACTTTGTGAGTTGTGACAGATGAAAGAATGAACTTAATAAAGTAGAATTTCATCTAATCATGTTAATCTTGTTGACTTTGTATAAGCTATTTGCCAACTTTTAGGTGCATAACCGATAAAACAAACATTGGAAAGTTGATGAAATTAGTGCAAACAACTTTGACAAATCTCCACTTTCATTGACCAACCGTCTAGTTCAAACTAACTAACAACCCCTGTGACAAGTTTTATccaattaataaattttatgaggCACTTGTAAATTTTGTCCCCGTGAGTTTAAATCAGTTGGTTTAGACAATGCATGATATATACAAGGTTCGGGGCTCAGACCCcggccaccataaaaaaaaaaatatatattctcttctctaataaaaaaaaggtttaattgcacttttggacctctatctttccaaaagttgcggttatggactcctaactaatttaaatacaaaacagctttgattctttgacagttttggacccccaaggcaaaaaaaaaaaattaaaaattgacacgtggcacctcacttagggtgccacgtcagcgttgaccgagtcaacaatggactgggggtccaaaactgccaaagaatcaaaatatatgGGGCTcgtttgtatttaaattagttaggggttcataaccgcaacttttgaaaagatagggatccaaaagtgcaattaagcctaaaaaaaactcaatatgTCAAACATAATAACAAGAAATCAAAGTTTAATATGTATGAGTGTTGCATATATGAGTTTTATTACAATATATATCTTATATTATGATTCCATATGAACACAGGGTGGTTCAGGATATGCAAGAAACATCAAATTTATGAACATAAAAATGCAAAATGTGACAAATCCCGTAATCATAGATCAATACTACTGTGATCAAACAGAGCCATGCCAAGAGCGGAACAAAGCCGTGCAATTAAGCCAAGTTTTGTACCAAAACATCAGAGGAACGAGTGCTTCGGAAATAGCGATCAAATTTAATTGCAGCCGAAGCGTTCCTTGCAGAGAAATATACTTGCAGGATGTGATTTTAGAACCAGAAGGTGGTGGTGGAACTACTGCAACATGTGAGAATGTTCGATATGTAAACAGAGGAAAGTTTTATCCTCAATGCTCTCCACAATAGGCGATGAATAATGtcaatttgaaatatttatatacaaatatttatcaaaaatcAAATGTTACAAAGAATCTTGCTATGTATACagatttttaaaactataacCAAGCTGTTGAAGTTAAAAATAATCTCTTTACATGTCATTTTTCGTACTCTCTATAACTTATTTGTAAACATTGTCAATCCTCGCACTAacggtattttttttaaaatcttggTATTCAGTTCAAAGATCGACTAATTCGAAATGTTCAATCTCATCGTCCACTTATGAAGCCCCATTTAAAGTCAGAGCATATTTTTATATAGACTAAGCCCACCAATTAAAACTATAACCAACACCACTAGATCAACCCAAACAGGATATTACCAGTGAATTTGATGTAAACAAGGATTCAACTAtacaaatttaaatcaaaatgtgatctttaatctatttttttcttctttttcaacaatttgaaaatgattgcAATTCAACAAGTTTAGCATATACCACAAGTCCACAATTTAACAACTACTAATTCACATCTATTTTTGGTACATAAATTTTAACGATAGTTTTGCAATGAATGGAGGGGAGATTGACCATACGAGAGAAATTGAAAGCAATGTCCCATATTGTATTATCATAttgaaagtgcaaaatatctttacaCTAATCGTGTATGTTTATTAAATCTAATCAATTTAACACAATACTACAAAATATGGATCATTCATACACATTAAGTTGTAACACAACACAAGTAACTTACAATTAATGTTAATTCATTGCTGCTACTACTACAATAAAGCTCTGAAGAACTAAAATATTTACccacaaattataaaaattaaagcaGTACAACACAAGTTAAGCAAATTATAAGATTACTACTACACCCTAACTGTTCCATCTGAAACCCCTCTAATACAATCTGAATTCTGAGAAGGGAACAACACATTGTCATAAAGAAGACCAGCAACAACAGCACCAATCAAAGGACCAACCCAATAGACAGCTTGATTTCTGAATGTTCCGGCAATGGAAGCAGATCCAAAAGCACATGCAGGGTTGATTGACCCGCCAGAGAATGGACCTGCTGCTAAAACACTTGCTCCTGCAATTAAACCAATTACAAGTGTTCCGGTTGAACTTACTTGACCACGCCTAGTGTCCCTTGCAGCGTAAATTGTGTACACTAACACAAATGTTAGTATACCCTCTAATATTGATGCTCCAAATCCTGTCATTTCTTCTGCAATTGAATATGTTGGCACATGCTGCAAAAAATATACAAGACTGTATGAAACATTATTGCATAAGTACTATAGATATAAtcaactacaaaaaaaaaaaaggcaatccggtgcactaaagctcccgcatacgcagggtccgaGAAGGGGTTctaccatttggtgtattgtacgcagcctacCATGTTTTTACACCAGAGGTTGTTTCCAGGGCTTAAACCCGTAACCttccagtcacatgacaacaattttaccagttgcgccaagATACAATCACTACAAAATTtagataaaattgaaattttgatgttGAACATATAAAAGGGGTAAGGTAAGGAAAATACCATGCCAACAACAATGACTTTGAGGAAAAGGCAGGCAATAACAGAGGCAATAAGTTGAGCAACCCAATAAAAGAGAGCAGTTGGGACACTAATATGTCCTCCCACAGCCATTGCAAAGGTCACAGCAGGATTGACATGTCCACCAGAGATGTCCCATGCAATGTACAAAACAGAAGACAGAGCAAAAGCACTTGCAATGGCACCCACAACCAAACTTGTTGGGTTCAATGAAGCATCCGGCATCAATTTCCCTGtcatttttcaatttccaattaaTCAAATCACAATATCATGTAGAGATTTATGTACTTCAATTCATGAAGTTGTTCCATTACGGATTTCTTGTTGAAAATAACAACCATTCCGAATGATTTGGTTGGAAAAGATATATATTCATAATGAGTGTGAGCAGAAAGTCTAATCATATATATTCGACGATCAATCggtaaaagaaacaaaaatctCTTTGATAACCATTACGATGCActctattaattaatttaatacatGTTTTATCAAacaataagtaaataaattacCCCTCCTTCATCAGTACAAGGATTTacatagtttttttaattacatgaaGTCATGAATGAACTTTTAGTTCTAGTTGAAAACTAAGACCCTTTGAAAAAACTTAACATTGTCTGagaaattaaaattggtaaCAACATGAACATTTCAAccggatatatatatatatatatatatatatattatgtaacGCATGTATATATTATGTAACGATTGTAATGTAAGACTTACTTAAATTCATTATTACATACATATgcaactacaaaaaaaaaaaaaaaaactaccaaaatcgatttttaaatttatgtaactacttttgttttttttttaaaaaaaaaaaagatgtttattaCGATTGTACACTACattaaaaacaagaagaaaggaGTCATGAAAGCAAAaacgtaatttaaaaattgagaaaGCAAAATTTGAAACTACGGCCAATCGGTTAACAGCCGACCACCTAGTGGATAAATCAGGAATACAGAAACAAAAACAGCAGTTGGACCGAAGAATGCGATTGCATTATAAGAACGCAATGGGTAGAAACTTACTTGAGGACATTCCCGAGCCAATAACAATTAGGACATAGAAGAAAGTGGAGATAAATTCAGCGAGATAAGAGCGAAGTGCATTTCTTGTGAAGGATTCATGAAAACGTGAAGTCACTGTGGAAGCCattattttgttacaaaatgaCGAAGTAGcagtaaataaaacaaaacaaaggaaagaaataaataaatataagcaGTTGGAGATGTTTCTTAAGGACAGACACACCGTTTCCAAACGAGgtaatgcaaattttttaaaacaaaaactaccTATAACCGCTACCTATTAGTGGgaacttgttttgttttgtgagaGAGCAGTTAACAAAACTGCCATgttattaaaatgattttttttttttattaattaaagggttaattaagtaaatgacctatattccctcaaaaaaaaaaagtaaatgatcCATATAAATATtcgtaattttgtttttagtccctacaaaataaaatcaaactttttagtcctgtaaaattttccgtcattatttttagtccctataaaatttttcatcaatatttttttcactaaaaagtgtgattttattttatagaaattaaaaaacaaaattctgaatatttatagggatcatttacttaattaacccttgaTTAAAATGATTTAACAAAACACTTTAGAAATTCTTGTTCACCCGTCAATAAAAAGTGGGTAACACTACCTATGCTAAGTTGGTCCaatcaaaatcatatatttatataacattaaaaataatagaaaattaatgaataattttgattgATATCAACTCAGCATGAGTTGTGTTACCCAATTTTTATTGATGGGTAAGGAAGTTGTCACCttaatattatctttttaagTATtggcaaaaaattaattatatattctaACCTTAAAAAACTTATCCGGTGTCAATTGATCACAATTCACAATGGTTTATTTAGGATCATAGACTAGGGATGCACACTTTTGGAAttcattaataattattataatatactaGCGTCCAGACAGACATTGGCCCGTCTGTCCGCTTTAGGCCATTATCCCTCATCATGTGTCC harbors:
- the LOC11419555 gene encoding probable aquaporin TIP5-1; translated protein: MTGKLMPDASLNPTSLVVGAIASAFALSSVLYIAWDISGGHVNPAVTFAMAVGGHISVPTALFYWVAQLIASVIACLFLKVIVVGMHVPTYSIAEEMTGFGASILEGILTFVLVYTIYAARDTRRGQVSSTGTLVIGLIAGASVLAAGPFSGGSINPACAFGSASIAGTFRNQAVYWVGPLIGAVVAGLLYDNVLFPSQNSDCIRGVSDGTVRV